A region from the Inhella inkyongensis genome encodes:
- a CDS encoding Eco57I restriction-modification methylase domain-containing protein produces MAKKPLHQLAYRAIRIEGGLLPAEELTRLTLLADPKASEQTEPQYRIAKGLKLRDEIARDFKIALTLWQDFQALRRRQDVQAHEVTVREWLLPLLRDVLHFSDAARCPAIEHAGHQYAIGYAGNGGRVPLVFAGFDQPLDSAAERFGETNPDTGKTRRRSPFMLAQEALNASDASLWAIVSNGLTLRILRDNASLTRPAYIEVDLEALFTEELLADFSAFWLLAHASRFGTAETPPTDCPWERWRAAGQQAGVTVRGKLRYQVAEALRALGTGFLSHPANGALRTALQSTQDGYDRQAFFEELLRLVYRFIFLATVEDRRDRGTGERLVFAPDASDEAKARYLTGYSLTWLRDRAVRRSQHDRHADLWHALIITFGSLAGGQPALGLPALGGLFDADQCPRLDAAQLDNRHLLAAVFQLGWFRADGALSRVNYRDMGPEELGSVYESLLELVPDLQGLASPTTARLAFVGDDETDASTKGNTRKLTGSYYTPDSLVQELIKSALEPVIAQTVKANPERPVEALLALTVCDPACGSGHFLLSAARRLADEVALHRAAAEREGGAPTPTDYRHALRDVVGRCIFGVDKNPMAIQLAKTALWLEAYSPDRPLSFVDHHLRVGDALLGVLDPKVLEGGIPDEAYTALSGDEKAVASALKKQNKADLKSWRQIAGGDLLTQAGLAAQAVSVETLDDDTPEHLAAKRQAWATAQAQAQRSSFARLADTYVAAFLAPKLAGAADAVPLSGYLWGVLSGQAPKAEVEDVAQALCRQHSVFHWWLAFPQVAAKGGFSVMLGNPPWERIKLQEEEFFATRSPLVAMAKNKAERALRIEWLREGVLLHRVNPDLERAEGLTPPNRAEMALYASFIAARRGAEAASLYAHDSRRYPLTGVGDVNTYALFSETFFQATAPDGRAGFIVPTGIATDDSTKAYFERLALGGHLRSLLCLENEEFVFPSVHHAFRFALLTLGGKPDDEAASLVFFARQPEQIHDRHRRFSLTPDEFALINPNTRTCPVFRSKRDAELTKKLYRAAPVLITEGEVGEDGKSLRLEVNPWGIRFQTMFHMSGDSGLFATTPATSGPSALLPLYEAKMIHQFDHRWATYVAAASGVAGEVETADLSDAQKGDPVCTVRPRYWVDEREVLARIARVPARVARAWLLTHQQGPYADFDDEKSLEFAVASWLAGEWMRRLCGHGLTNASARVLAEAQWRATAEMDRGAAALLGALRRTRGGEDLSNWAKWARQDAETPFDNAEETAVQVWQQSFHGLSNAGTRIGSLLNFVDEWMDRRSPRWLMGWRDITGVEKVRTVIGTVMPRLGVGHTLPLYFCQGKAPLQACLLGNWQSITFDYVARQKVGGTHLTYGYLKQFPVLPPGSYTDADLAFIVPRVLELTYTSHDLQAWGEDLAAYDPRPAAEQGQPFAWNPERRAQLRAELDAYYARLYGLTRDELRYILDPKDVMGADYPSETFRVLQEGEMRTYREYRTRRLVLEAWDQQASVSFTPQPVPVSYPELGMIRNAEEGRLAGLVTALVAERTEGCSLADIQSAVAALAAAGHYLAPEEGARFESLRPALGMNDVMPLLSRVQPIVQRLAGVDVLVRSTRDGKAFYTRGAGASPGDVIQLPEHPETARLLWRAESRRVAAEVEKSAALPASPKATGTQ; encoded by the coding sequence ATGGCCAAGAAGCCTCTCCACCAGCTCGCCTACCGCGCCATCCGCATCGAAGGAGGTTTGCTCCCCGCCGAGGAACTGACCCGGCTGACCCTGCTGGCCGACCCCAAGGCCAGCGAGCAGACCGAGCCGCAGTACCGCATCGCCAAAGGACTTAAGCTGCGCGATGAAATCGCGCGCGACTTCAAGATTGCACTCACCCTCTGGCAGGACTTCCAGGCCCTGCGTCGCCGGCAGGATGTGCAAGCGCATGAGGTCACCGTGCGCGAATGGCTGCTGCCGCTGCTGCGCGATGTGCTGCACTTCAGCGATGCCGCCCGCTGCCCGGCCATCGAGCATGCTGGCCACCAGTACGCCATCGGCTACGCAGGCAACGGTGGCCGCGTGCCTCTGGTCTTCGCCGGCTTCGACCAGCCGCTGGACAGCGCCGCCGAACGCTTTGGCGAGACCAACCCCGACACCGGCAAGACCCGCCGCCGCAGCCCCTTCATGCTGGCTCAGGAGGCGCTCAACGCCAGCGACGCGTCCCTGTGGGCCATCGTCAGCAACGGCCTAACCCTGCGCATCCTGCGCGACAACGCCAGCCTCACGCGCCCGGCCTACATCGAGGTCGACCTCGAAGCCCTGTTCACCGAAGAGCTGCTGGCCGACTTCAGCGCCTTCTGGCTGCTGGCCCATGCCTCGCGCTTTGGCACGGCTGAGACACCACCCACCGACTGCCCATGGGAGCGCTGGCGCGCCGCAGGTCAGCAGGCTGGTGTCACTGTACGCGGCAAGCTGCGCTACCAAGTGGCCGAGGCACTGCGGGCCTTGGGCACCGGCTTCCTCTCGCACCCGGCCAACGGGGCCCTGCGCACTGCGCTGCAAAGCACCCAGGACGGCTACGACCGCCAGGCCTTCTTCGAAGAGCTGCTGCGCCTGGTCTACCGCTTCATCTTCCTGGCCACGGTGGAAGACCGCCGCGACCGTGGCACCGGTGAGCGCCTGGTTTTCGCCCCCGATGCCAGCGACGAGGCCAAGGCCCGCTACCTGACCGGCTATTCACTCACCTGGCTGCGCGACCGCGCCGTGCGTCGCAGCCAGCACGACCGCCATGCCGACCTTTGGCATGCGCTGATCATCACCTTCGGCTCGCTGGCCGGCGGGCAACCAGCCCTGGGCCTGCCCGCCCTGGGCGGCCTGTTCGATGCCGACCAGTGCCCGCGTCTGGACGCCGCTCAGCTGGACAACCGCCACCTGCTGGCCGCCGTGTTCCAGCTTGGCTGGTTCCGCGCCGACGGTGCCCTCTCGCGCGTCAACTACCGCGACATGGGCCCCGAGGAGCTGGGCAGCGTTTACGAGAGCCTGCTGGAGCTGGTACCCGACCTGCAGGGCCTGGCATCGCCCACCACGGCGCGCCTGGCCTTCGTCGGCGACGACGAGACCGATGCCAGCACCAAGGGCAACACGCGCAAGCTGACCGGCAGCTACTACACGCCCGACAGCCTGGTGCAGGAGCTCATCAAGAGCGCGCTGGAGCCCGTCATCGCGCAGACGGTGAAGGCCAACCCCGAGCGCCCGGTGGAGGCGCTGCTCGCGCTCACCGTGTGCGACCCCGCCTGCGGCAGTGGCCACTTCCTGCTGTCGGCTGCGCGGCGCTTGGCCGACGAGGTCGCGCTGCACCGTGCGGCTGCTGAGCGAGAAGGTGGGGCCCCGACGCCAACAGACTACCGCCACGCACTGCGTGACGTGGTGGGCCGCTGCATCTTCGGCGTGGACAAGAACCCGATGGCCATCCAGCTGGCCAAGACGGCGCTGTGGCTGGAGGCCTACTCGCCCGACCGGCCCCTGAGCTTTGTGGACCACCACCTGCGCGTTGGCGACGCACTGCTGGGCGTGCTGGACCCCAAGGTGCTGGAAGGCGGCATCCCCGATGAGGCCTACACCGCGCTGTCGGGTGACGAAAAGGCCGTGGCCAGCGCCTTGAAGAAGCAGAACAAGGCCGATCTGAAGAGCTGGCGCCAGATTGCCGGCGGCGACCTGCTGACCCAGGCCGGACTGGCCGCGCAGGCCGTCAGCGTCGAGACCTTAGACGACGACACGCCCGAGCACCTGGCCGCCAAGCGCCAGGCCTGGGCCACGGCGCAGGCCCAGGCTCAGCGCAGCAGCTTTGCACGGCTGGCAGACACCTATGTGGCGGCCTTCCTGGCGCCAAAGCTGGCCGGTGCTGCCGACGCAGTGCCGCTGTCGGGATACCTTTGGGGTGTGCTGAGCGGCCAGGCACCCAAAGCCGAGGTGGAGGATGTTGCGCAGGCTCTGTGCCGCCAGCACAGCGTCTTCCACTGGTGGCTGGCCTTCCCGCAGGTGGCAGCGAAGGGCGGCTTCAGCGTGATGCTGGGCAACCCACCTTGGGAGCGCATCAAGCTGCAGGAGGAAGAGTTCTTCGCTACCCGCAGCCCACTGGTGGCCATGGCCAAGAACAAGGCCGAGCGCGCCCTGCGCATCGAGTGGCTGCGTGAAGGCGTCCTACTGCATCGCGTGAACCCGGACCTGGAGCGCGCTGAGGGACTGACGCCGCCCAACCGCGCCGAGATGGCGCTGTATGCCAGCTTCATCGCCGCGCGCCGTGGTGCCGAGGCCGCCAGTCTCTACGCGCACGACAGTCGGCGTTACCCACTAACCGGCGTTGGCGATGTCAATACGTATGCGCTGTTCTCGGAGACTTTCTTCCAAGCCACAGCGCCCGATGGACGTGCGGGCTTCATCGTGCCAACCGGCATCGCCACGGACGACTCCACCAAGGCCTACTTTGAGCGCCTAGCCCTTGGTGGCCATCTGCGCAGTCTGCTGTGTCTGGAAAATGAAGAGTTCGTCTTCCCGTCGGTGCACCATGCGTTCAGATTCGCGCTGTTGACGCTTGGGGGAAAGCCCGACGACGAAGCCGCCTCGCTCGTGTTCTTTGCGCGTCAGCCCGAGCAAATTCACGACCGCCATCGTCGCTTCTCGCTCACGCCCGACGAGTTCGCCCTCATCAACCCGAACACCCGCACATGTCCGGTATTTCGTAGCAAGCGCGACGCAGAGTTGACCAAGAAGCTCTACCGCGCAGCGCCCGTGCTCATCACCGAAGGTGAAGTGGGAGAGGACGGCAAGTCGCTGCGGCTTGAGGTGAACCCGTGGGGAATCCGCTTCCAGACCATGTTCCATATGTCGGGTGACAGCGGCCTGTTCGCCACCACGCCCGCGACTTCTGGCCCGTCCGCTCTCTTGCCTCTGTACGAAGCGAAGATGATTCACCAGTTCGACCACCGCTGGGCGACCTATGTCGCCGCAGCCAGCGGTGTTGCGGGCGAGGTCGAAACCGCCGACTTGAGCGACGCCCAGAAGGGTGACCCTGTATGCACTGTGCGTCCGCGCTACTGGGTCGATGAACGCGAGGTTCTGGCCCGTATTGCCCGCGTACCTGCTCGGGTTGCGCGAGCTTGGCTCTTGACACATCAACAAGGACCGTATGCCGACTTCGACGACGAGAAGTCGCTTGAATTCGCTGTGGCGTCGTGGCTTGCCGGGGAGTGGATGCGGCGGCTTTGTGGTCATGGGCTGACCAACGCCAGCGCAAGGGTTCTGGCAGAAGCTCAGTGGCGCGCGACTGCGGAAATGGACCGTGGCGCTGCAGCGCTACTTGGAGCGCTGCGCCGTACGAGAGGCGGCGAGGACCTTAGCAATTGGGCCAAGTGGGCGCGGCAGGATGCTGAGACGCCGTTCGACAACGCAGAGGAGACGGCGGTTCAGGTGTGGCAGCAGTCCTTCCACGGTTTGTCGAACGCCGGAACCAGGATTGGCTCACTCCTGAATTTTGTGGATGAGTGGATGGACCGGCGCAGTCCACGGTGGTTAATGGGCTGGCGGGACATCACCGGCGTCGAGAAGGTGCGAACGGTGATTGGGACTGTCATGCCGCGGCTGGGTGTGGGCCACACGCTTCCGCTGTACTTTTGTCAAGGCAAAGCGCCGCTGCAGGCGTGCCTTCTGGGCAACTGGCAGTCCATCACCTTCGACTACGTCGCTCGCCAAAAGGTGGGAGGCACACACCTGACGTATGGCTACCTGAAGCAGTTCCCGGTGTTGCCCCCCGGCAGCTACACAGACGCCGACCTCGCCTTTATCGTCCCCCGCGTCCTCGAACTCACCTACACCTCGCACGACCTGCAGGCCTGGGGCGAAGACCTCGCCGCCTACGACCCGCGCCCTGCCGCCGAGCAAGGCCAGCCCTTCGCCTGGAACCCCGAGCGCCGCGCCCAACTGCGCGCTGAGCTCGACGCCTACTACGCCCGCCTCTACGGCCTCACCCGGGACGAGCTGCGCTACATCCTCGACCCCAAGGATGTGATGGGCGCCGACTACCCAAGCGAGACCTTCCGGGTCCTGCAGGAAGGCGAGATGCGGACCTACCGTGAGTACCGAACGCGGAGGCTGGTGCTAGAGGCATGGGACCAGCAGGCCAGCGTGTCGTTCACGCCGCAGCCGGTGCCCGTGTCGTACCCCGAGCTCGGAATGATTCGCAATGCCGAGGAAGGCCGGCTGGCTGGCCTGGTGACGGCACTGGTCGCCGAGCGGACGGAGGGCTGTTCGCTGGCGGACATCCAGTCAGCGGTGGCTGCGTTGGCAGCGGCTGGGCACTACTTGGCCCCCGAAGAAGGCGCGCGCTTCGAGTCCTTGCGGCCGGCGCTCGGGATGAATGACGTGATGCCTCTCCTGAGCCGCGTCCAGCCCATCGTGCAGCGCCTTGCTGGTGTTGATGTGCTCGTGCGTTCAACCCGGGATGGCAAGGCCTTCTACACGCGAGGCGCAGGTGCGTCACCGGGAGATGTCATCCAGCTGCCAGAGCATCCCGAGACTGCTCGGCTTCTGTGGCGGGCCGAGAGTCGGCGCGTAGCTGCAGAGGTCGAAAAGAGCGCGGCACTACCGGCCAGCCCCAAGGCCACCGGCACACAGTAA